The DNA segment TTATAAAAGATTATACAAATGCAACTCTATCAATTTTTACTATTGATAAATTTGTTAATATGATATTAAGAGAGTTTTGTGGATATGCTGGAGTTAGTGATGACTTTGAAATAAAAGAGGATGATATAGAGTCTTTAAGTGCAAAATTTTTAGAGTCACTAGACCTACAGAGTTTTGATAAACTTATTGATTTCCAAATTTATGAGAAGAAAAAGTATAGCTCTTTATTTGATATTTTCCAAAACTTGATAGAAAAAAATGAAGATATAGAGACTGTAGATGTTGATGCAACTTTAATTACTCTTCAAAAAAAAGCTGTATTAGATAAAGCCTATAAGATAAAAGAGTTTATATTAAACTCTCCTGTTGCTTCAAATAGTGCAAAAAATGCAGTTGATTTTGACTCCTTTGAAAACCTATTAAAAAGAGGAAATACTTGGCTTGGCAAAGAGTTTGCAAGTGAATTTTCATACTTTAAAAAGTGTAGCAATGAGTTACTAGAAGAGTTTTTTCAAGAGACAAAAAAAGAGCTTGCAATATATTATAAAATAAGAGCTGCTTATAGTTTAGGAAAATTATTTGAACTCTATAGACTTTTCAAAGAGTATAAAAAGAGTTTTAATATCTCAAAAAACTATCTGCATTTTAGTGATATCTCAAATCTTGTTTACGAACTACTTTCTAAAAAGATTGATAAAGAGTTTTTATATTTTAGATTGGATTCAAAATTTTCTCATATTTTAATAGATGAGTTCCAAGATACCTCTTTGCTACAATATAGAATTTTACAACCTTTGATAGAAGAGCTACTCTCTTCAAATGAGTTTAATAGTTTTTTTTATGTTGGAGATACAAAACAATCAATCTATAGATTTAGAGGTGGGAAGAGGGAGCTTTTTGATTATGTTTCTAAAACAAATCCTCAAATTGAAGTTGAAGTTTTAAATACAAACTATAGATCATCTAAAAATATTGTTGAGTTTGTAAATAACTCTTTTATAAATTTACCTTCATATGAATATTATGAGCAACACTCAATTCATCAAGATGGGTATGTTGAGGTTTTAGAAGATAATGCACTTTTAGAAGAGGAAAAGTATGTAAATATTGCAAAAAAGATTTCACAACTAATGCAAAGTGGAGTTAACAGTAATGATATTGCAATTTTAACCTATACAAATGATGATGTTTTAAATATTTATTCGTACCTAAAAAAGATGTTCCCAACACTAAAAATATCAACAGAGATGACTTCAAGATTAGTAAATCAAGAGAATATAAAAGCTTTGATAAATATGGTTAAATATCTCTACTTTAAAGAGGAAATATATAAAGAGAATGTAAATGCAATTTTGGGAAAAGAGCCTGGAAGTGAACTAAAAATTGATGTTGATATTAAACAAAAAAGTGTTCAAGAGACCCTTTACAATATTGCAAAAGTTCTTGATATTGTAGACGAAAATATAATAAGAGTTATAGAGCTTGCCTCTTCATATAAAAATATTGTTGATTTTGTATATGAAATCGATAAGTTAGAGACGCCAATAGAAAACCAAGAACAATATGGTTTACAGATATTAACCATATTTAAATCAAAAGGTTTAGAGTTTCATACTGTTTTATTAGTTGATAGAATAAAACAGAAAAATAGTGATAAAAGTTCGCTTCTATTTGAGTATGAAGGTGTTGAACTAAAAAATATCTATTATAAAATCTCTTCTTTGGAAAACTATAATGAAGAGTATAAAAAAGCTTTGGAAAAAGAGAAAAGTTTAAATTATGAAGATGAACTAAATATTCTTTATGTTGCTTTAACAAGAGCCAAAAAGAATATGGTTGTTTTCAAAAAAACAAAGAGTTCTGTTTTTGATTTATTGGATTTAAAAGTTCAAACTTTAGGAGAAATTGTAAAAAGTAGTAATCTTACAATAAACCATGAGAAGAGTGAGAAGGTTATTTATAAACCTTTAAACCTCGGTTTACAAGATAAACCAATGCAAATTGAAGATGATGAAAAAGAGTACTCTTTGTACTCTAGATATTTTGGAATAGCAACTCACTATTGTTTGGAAATGATGAATGAGTTTAATGAAGACTCTTTAAATAAAGCACTTAATTTAACAAAGAGTAGATTCTCTTCATATTTAGGAGATAGTGATTTTTTAAATATTAGAAATCGCGTTTTAGCGCTTTTAGAAAATGAAAAATTTTTATCTCTTGTTAGTGATGGTGAATATGACAAAGAACAAGCTCTAATATATAAGGGTGAACTAAAAATTATAGATCTTTTAGTAAAAAAAGATGAGAGATATTATATCTTTGACTATAAAACTACAAAAGAGGAGTCGAAAGAGCATGAAATACAAGTAAGTCATTATAAAAATGCTCTAAAAGATATAATAAATAGTTCTAATATCTCTACATATATAATATATTTAAAAGAGAAAGAGAGCTTTTTAAAAGAGGTTAATTAACAAAATATCTAATAGAGGCAAAACCATAAGCACCACTTTTTGATATCTCTTTTATTTGAGCTTCACTTACAACTCCGCCAAGGGCAATAATGTCTAAATCTTCATAGAGTCGAACTACCTCTTTTAATCTACTAACACCTTTTGGTTCACCCTTGTTTGGTGTAATAAAAATTGGAGAGTAGGTTACAGCATTTACATGAAGTTTTTGTGCATTATCAAGCTCTTTATAATCGTGACAAGAGATTATTGTATACAAATCTAAGTTTTTTGCCTCTTTTATTTTATCAAATTGATTTGAAGTTAAATGTACACCATCTGCTTCTAATTTAGAGGCTAAAACAATATTTTCATTTAATAAAATTTTATCTACATTGAAATCTTTACAAGTTTCAACAAAAATTTTTGCTAGTTCATTGCAGTTTGCAGATTCTTTATCTCTAAAGCAAGCCATGTCGACTCTTTTATTTGTAAGAACTTCTTGAAGATTTTTTTTAAAAAGCTCTTCATTGCTTGTGTAGTATGTGGGATCAGTTATTAAATAACTAATCAGGTTATCGTCCATTTTTATAAAATCCTTATATTTTTTAAGATTTTATAATATGTTTTATTAAAAATAGGGCATAAAAAAAGGGAAAAGGTTATTACCTCTTCCCTTTTTGTAACCAAAGTC comes from the Halarcobacter ebronensis genome and includes:
- a CDS encoding RecB-like helicase: MKQFLALKASAGSGKTFALTVRYITLLLLRAKPKEILTLTFTNKAANEMSERIYHTLLHLGEDEAYLNEIAKESGISIETILLKKDALIKDYTNATLSIFTIDKFVNMILREFCGYAGVSDDFEIKEDDIESLSAKFLESLDLQSFDKLIDFQIYEKKKYSSLFDIFQNLIEKNEDIETVDVDATLITLQKKAVLDKAYKIKEFILNSPVASNSAKNAVDFDSFENLLKRGNTWLGKEFASEFSYFKKCSNELLEEFFQETKKELAIYYKIRAAYSLGKLFELYRLFKEYKKSFNISKNYLHFSDISNLVYELLSKKIDKEFLYFRLDSKFSHILIDEFQDTSLLQYRILQPLIEELLSSNEFNSFFYVGDTKQSIYRFRGGKRELFDYVSKTNPQIEVEVLNTNYRSSKNIVEFVNNSFINLPSYEYYEQHSIHQDGYVEVLEDNALLEEEKYVNIAKKISQLMQSGVNSNDIAILTYTNDDVLNIYSYLKKMFPTLKISTEMTSRLVNQENIKALINMVKYLYFKEEIYKENVNAILGKEPGSELKIDVDIKQKSVQETLYNIAKVLDIVDENIIRVIELASSYKNIVDFVYEIDKLETPIENQEQYGLQILTIFKSKGLEFHTVLLVDRIKQKNSDKSSLLFEYEGVELKNIYYKISSLENYNEEYKKALEKEKSLNYEDELNILYVALTRAKKNMVVFKKTKSSVFDLLDLKVQTLGEIVKSSNLTINHEKSEKVIYKPLNLGLQDKPMQIEDDEKEYSLYSRYFGIATHYCLEMMNEFNEDSLNKALNLTKSRFSSYLGDSDFLNIRNRVLALLENEKFLSLVSDGEYDKEQALIYKGELKIIDLLVKKDERYYIFDYKTTKEESKEHEIQVSHYKNALKDIINSSNISTYIIYLKEKESFLKEVN
- a CDS encoding thiamine phosphate synthase, whose protein sequence is MDDNLISYLITDPTYYTSNEELFKKNLQEVLTNKRVDMACFRDKESANCNELAKIFVETCKDFNVDKILLNENIVLASKLEADGVHLTSNQFDKIKEAKNLDLYTIISCHDYKELDNAQKLHVNAVTYSPIFITPNKGEPKGVSRLKEVVRLYEDLDIIALGGVVSEAQIKEISKSGAYGFASIRYFVN